One window from the genome of Mucilaginibacter ginsenosidivorans encodes:
- a CDS encoding S8 family serine peptidase, giving the protein MRISFTSVAAFFLLLMAGDAFAQQQVLVTPDNKRNLDILTTKANETFRANHQKALSLAQVHGWLLSRRTKNGGLVSLQGVNSLGFPVYLATDNNVISAATTNTNTVQPGGLLGLNLSGSSAFLNNKLAIWDGGWVYRQHQEFAGKTISYGDTSVIIDHATHVSGTMLAKGVYPPAKGMAFNAATLHSYDFNNDIGEMSAAASGLLLSNHSYGDEAGWNFNDAANRWEWYGLPGDTVDYTFGFYSDRAQAWDKIAYNAPFYLIVESAGNSRGSTGPAVGATYYGYSSATNQTIVNKGPRPANISSNNSYDCISTTGNSKNILTVGAINPLPYGPSNSQNITTTFFSSWGPTDDGRVKPDLVANGLDVLSTGSGSPTSYITYSGTSQAAPNVTGSLYLLQEYYAQKHSGTFMRAATLKGLACHTAFDAGNVGPDYIYGWGLLDMKKAAQAITDNGTKSLIQEKTLAQGQTQTYNVVASGNGPLVATISWTDPAGSITPDGVINSRTPKLVNDLDIRISDGTTTYLPWVLDPAHPSLAATTGDNIRDNVEQVYITGAVPGKAYTITVSHKGTLSSGSQAYSIIATGIGGAAYCTSAAVSNADSRINTVRLSNISNSPPAGCTTYSDYTNLTVRLEQGKTYPLSLTLGTCGANFDKAAKVFIDWNGNGTFEAGELVATSNVINGTGVYSTSITVPGTVIPGNFSLMRVVLTETSDPSIITSCGNYAKGETEDYRVQFLQTSIDVGVSAIISPASGGSCTGPVPVTVTLKNYGSTTINSIPVNVTIKAADGTTTSLSQTYSGSITSLAQDDFTFTSSFNISPGTSYVVTATTNLSTDLVPGNNAVTDTVTTPDQPQLSGLSANFCNASNSYLLSGTGDGEVLWYKSSTDTIPFAYGALATTTQAPANGSYYAGLNDFHGTVGPATKNVFTGGGYNQFTPSITVFSRIPVIIQSARLYIGNSGKITFTVADSTGEVVSTSVVNAIATRSNPGPGALDDDSTDKGQVYNLNLLIPAAGHYTISTSYDADATIYRNNGGVTGYPFKIGDVFSIQGNTATSASDTAYYKNFYYYLYDIRLVSPGCASATKQSVSLVKPVITQNGNILSSNFTSGNQWYLNNVAINGATGQTYAAAQSGNYRVDIILSNGCVSQSDNFVYVNTSLSSDNDIGLAVFPVPADGQLNVVFAAPAASSLTLSLVNSAGRTNYLAQQQLAAGNFSTIINTSHLPPGTYILKILLGNKKYARKIIIDR; this is encoded by the coding sequence ATGAGAATAAGTTTTACTTCAGTAGCTGCGTTTTTTTTGCTTTTGATGGCTGGTGACGCTTTTGCTCAGCAGCAGGTTTTGGTGACACCCGATAACAAAAGGAACCTGGATATTTTAACCACCAAAGCCAATGAAACTTTCCGGGCCAACCATCAAAAAGCGCTTTCTCTTGCCCAAGTCCACGGCTGGCTCCTTAGCCGTAGAACAAAGAACGGCGGCCTCGTCTCGCTGCAGGGTGTAAACAGCCTTGGCTTCCCCGTATACCTTGCAACCGACAATAATGTCATATCCGCCGCTACTACCAATACCAACACCGTGCAACCGGGCGGCTTGCTGGGGTTGAACTTATCGGGTTCGAGCGCTTTTCTCAACAATAAACTGGCAATATGGGATGGTGGTTGGGTTTACAGGCAACACCAGGAATTTGCCGGGAAAACGATCTCTTACGGCGATACTTCGGTTATTATCGACCATGCTACTCACGTATCCGGTACAATGCTTGCGAAAGGCGTTTATCCCCCAGCAAAGGGTATGGCTTTTAATGCCGCAACGCTCCATTCATACGATTTTAATAACGACATAGGCGAAATGAGTGCGGCGGCTTCAGGCTTGCTGCTATCAAACCATTCTTATGGTGACGAGGCGGGCTGGAATTTTAATGATGCCGCAAATCGCTGGGAATGGTACGGTTTGCCCGGCGATACTGTTGATTATACTTTCGGGTTTTATTCGGACCGTGCACAGGCATGGGATAAGATAGCTTATAATGCGCCATTTTACCTGATAGTCGAGTCAGCTGGTAACTCCCGCGGAAGCACCGGTCCGGCAGTGGGTGCAACTTATTACGGATACAGCAGCGCTACTAACCAAACTATTGTAAACAAGGGGCCGCGTCCGGCTAATATCAGCAGCAATAACAGCTACGATTGTATAAGCACTACCGGTAACTCTAAAAATATACTTACGGTTGGCGCTATTAACCCTTTACCCTACGGACCTTCTAATTCGCAAAACATCACGACCACCTTTTTTAGCAGTTGGGGGCCGACAGATGACGGTCGCGTTAAGCCCGACCTGGTAGCCAATGGCCTTGATGTATTATCCACCGGCTCGGGCAGCCCGACAAGTTATATCACTTATTCGGGCACTTCCCAGGCTGCGCCAAATGTCACCGGGTCACTATACCTGCTGCAGGAATATTATGCACAAAAACATTCGGGCACCTTTATGCGTGCAGCCACATTGAAAGGACTTGCTTGTCATACAGCTTTCGACGCCGGGAATGTCGGCCCCGATTATATCTACGGCTGGGGGCTGCTGGATATGAAAAAAGCGGCACAAGCCATCACTGATAACGGGACGAAAAGCCTGATCCAGGAGAAAACACTGGCGCAGGGGCAAACGCAAACCTATAATGTAGTAGCTTCCGGTAATGGCCCGCTTGTAGCCACGATATCATGGACCGACCCGGCAGGCAGTATTACGCCCGACGGCGTTATTAATAGCCGTACGCCCAAGCTGGTTAATGACCTCGACATCCGCATCAGTGATGGTACAACTACTTATTTACCATGGGTTCTAGATCCTGCTCATCCGTCGCTGGCTGCAACCACAGGCGATAACATCAGGGACAATGTGGAACAGGTTTATATAACAGGTGCTGTTCCCGGTAAGGCTTACACCATCACTGTGTCGCATAAAGGAACACTCTCGTCGGGTTCCCAGGCATATTCCATTATCGCAACGGGTATTGGCGGGGCGGCGTATTGTACCTCAGCCGCGGTATCAAATGCCGATTCCCGTATCAATACTGTAAGATTATCGAACATCAGTAATTCACCGCCGGCCGGCTGTACCACCTATTCTGATTATACCAACCTGACCGTACGGCTGGAGCAGGGAAAAACGTATCCATTAAGTTTAACGCTCGGCACCTGCGGCGCCAATTTTGACAAAGCGGCAAAAGTGTTTATCGACTGGAACGGGAACGGGACATTTGAGGCTGGCGAGCTTGTTGCTACAAGCAATGTTATTAACGGGACCGGCGTTTACAGTACCAGCATTACCGTGCCCGGTACGGTGATACCGGGCAATTTTAGCCTGATGCGCGTAGTACTTACCGAAACGTCCGACCCTTCAATCATCACTTCGTGCGGTAACTACGCCAAAGGCGAAACAGAGGATTATCGTGTGCAGTTCCTCCAAACAAGTATCGATGTAGGTGTTTCGGCGATTATAAGCCCGGCGTCGGGCGGCAGTTGTACAGGACCGGTACCTGTGACTGTCACCCTTAAAAATTATGGCAGCACAACTATCAATTCGATACCTGTAAATGTGACCATTAAGGCGGCCGACGGGACCACAACATCGCTAAGCCAAACCTATTCGGGTTCGATAACTTCGCTTGCGCAGGACGATTTTACCTTTACTTCCTCGTTCAATATTTCGCCAGGCACAAGTTATGTCGTTACCGCAACTACAAACTTATCCACCGACCTCGTTCCTGGCAATAATGCAGTAACCGATACTGTAACAACGCCTGACCAGCCCCAGTTGAGCGGCCTTTCGGCTAATTTTTGCAATGCAAGTAATTCGTACCTGCTTAGCGGTACCGGTGACGGCGAAGTGCTTTGGTATAAATCAAGTACCGATACAATACCATTTGCCTATGGCGCTTTAGCCACAACCACGCAGGCCCCGGCGAATGGAAGTTATTACGCCGGTCTGAACGATTTTCACGGCACAGTTGGCCCTGCCACCAAGAATGTTTTTACAGGAGGAGGGTACAATCAATTTACCCCTTCCATAACAGTATTCTCGCGTATACCTGTAATTATACAAAGCGCCCGTCTTTATATTGGCAATTCGGGCAAGATAACTTTTACCGTTGCCGATTCAACCGGCGAAGTTGTTTCAACCTCGGTGGTCAATGCAATAGCAACGCGCTCGAACCCCGGACCCGGTGCCCTGGACGACGACTCGACTGATAAGGGGCAGGTCTATAATCTTAATCTGCTTATCCCTGCGGCCGGGCACTACACGATCAGCACATCCTACGACGCTGATGCGACGATCTATCGAAACAATGGCGGCGTCACCGGTTACCCTTTTAAAATAGGGGATGTTTTCAGCATACAGGGGAATACTGCCACGTCAGCTTCGGACACGGCGTATTATAAGAATTTTTACTATTACCTGTACGATATCCGCCTGGTAAGCCCCGGTTGTGCTTCGGCAACAAAGCAATCTGTCTCCCTGGTTAAACCGGTCATCACACAGAATGGCAATATTTTGAGCTCGAACTTTACCAGCGGGAATCAATGGTATCTAAACAATGTCGCCATAAACGGGGCTACCGGGCAAACTTATGCAGCAGCACAAAGCGGTAATTACCGGGTCGATATCATTTTAAGCAACGGCTGCGTTTCGCAATCGGATAACTTTGTATATGTCAATACATCACTCAGTTCTGATAATGATATAGGCCTGGCGGTGTTTCCTGTGCCTGCCGACGGGCAATTGAACGTGGTATTTGCCGCTCCGGCTGCATCATCCTTAACCTTGTCGCTGGTTAACAGCGCAGGGCGCACGAATTATTTGGCGCAACAACAACTTGCAGCCGGCAACTTTAGTACGATTATCAACACAAGCCACCTTCCGCCGGGTACTTACATACTCAAGATACTATTGGGGAATAAAAAATATGCGCGAAAGATCATTATTGATAGGTAG
- a CDS encoding T9SS type A sorting domain-containing protein: MKIRLLFLLLIALIFCAQLAQAGTTYTWNGGASGNWTTASNWSPSTGYPGSSGTTDIARINTSNAVITLSASLTIASLQSTNYGVSGVKIQFSGSAVLTVNSGLTTAQPSSASNGIIFSGTGTANIGGSSQLGYQSSMSILSGANVNFTASSTFSFPNNHSGITNAGALNFLTGSSLTLQDQSQLTNTGTLTTTKATITLSGSGSPANIIDNQGTYLDHGSTINITGQNAAFKNSTSSAVCRLRGTTLSFSTGNNGMSLTNAGTFIADSAATLNIGTQSCPITNSGGFYAGTSNSSCIINLTGQSSTITNTGTFYVGSTSGITISGYQAGITAGSAGFFIFQSDAYGSAYLGAVPTNSVGRVTGTYYVQRYITGGSSAYRSYRLFSSPVYASTISGNNVYSLNYINTGSLTTGSGGTSGGFDKSGNPSIYLYRENMSPSNTTYISGNFRGVATINNAPTYTIDGDAGSFNIPVGNGFLFFFRGDRVSNLANKYTPGTSAESSIETATGTMNQGQVTVKDWFTPASSNLSYTSGSPASVRGFNLVGNPYPSSIDWENFQTSSTTTGIYGSNVGNTIYELNPLNANFGAYIKGGGGIGTNNATNIIASGQGFLVVAGSASAKLIFNESAKTSTQATGAGLLMSTAPVATNPIQYLKLQLGQDSVNTDDMIIRFMSDATSKFDPEVDAIYKAGNGKVSISSISGDNENLAINTIPLASGSKTRLSVNTITDGVYSLSLKNLQGVPQLYDIWLMDAYKKDSCDMRHNPTYRFNIFKNDTNSFGSNRFALVIRQNPAYAYRLLGFAATKMQNPAGTAKRVQLTWRCENEQNYTRFAVQRSADTGKTYEIAGIVKAAGMGTYSIIDSLPGKHNLYRLMSTDVSNTISYSNIVRVDYPDPTTKSTVSIYPNPASSNISLTITNPKSVANSYMIMITNSSGLVISQSATNSTTWQGSIAGLHPGTYIIKAFDNKTKEEVGNAKFVKM, encoded by the coding sequence TTGAAAATCCGATTACTATTCCTTCTCTTAATAGCTTTGATCTTTTGCGCGCAACTGGCACAGGCAGGTACGACTTATACCTGGAACGGAGGCGCCAGCGGCAACTGGACAACGGCATCAAACTGGTCGCCAAGCACCGGCTACCCCGGAAGTTCGGGGACTACTGACATTGCCCGCATCAACACCAGCAACGCAGTTATAACGCTTAGTGCCAGTTTAACCATCGCTTCATTACAATCAACCAATTACGGTGTATCAGGCGTAAAAATACAGTTTTCAGGCTCCGCAGTTTTGACGGTAAATTCGGGCCTCACTACAGCTCAGCCTTCATCAGCTTCGAATGGCATAATTTTTTCCGGTACCGGAACTGCAAATATCGGCGGCTCATCACAGCTTGGCTATCAGTCATCGATGTCTATTTTGTCCGGAGCTAACGTAAATTTTACAGCAAGCTCCACGTTCAGTTTTCCCAACAATCACTCTGGTATAACAAACGCCGGAGCGCTGAATTTTCTGACCGGCTCATCATTAACACTCCAGGATCAAAGCCAGTTGACCAACACGGGTACGCTGACAACCACAAAAGCTACTATAACCCTTTCGGGCAGCGGCAGCCCCGCAAATATCATCGACAACCAGGGTACTTACTTGGATCATGGCTCAACAATTAATATAACCGGCCAAAATGCTGCTTTCAAAAACTCAACTTCCTCGGCGGTTTGCAGATTGCGGGGCACGACACTTTCGTTCAGCACCGGGAATAACGGCATGAGTCTTACCAACGCAGGTACGTTTATAGCCGACTCAGCCGCTACGCTTAATATCGGCACACAAAGCTGCCCCATTACTAATTCGGGCGGCTTCTATGCAGGCACCTCAAACTCGTCGTGCATCATTAATCTTACTGGACAAAGTTCTACCATTACTAATACCGGCACTTTTTATGTCGGCTCAACGTCGGGGATAACTATATCAGGGTACCAGGCAGGCATAACAGCTGGCAGCGCAGGCTTTTTTATATTCCAGTCCGATGCCTACGGCTCAGCCTATTTGGGCGCCGTGCCAACTAACTCCGTCGGCAGAGTTACAGGCACTTACTATGTGCAGAGGTATATCACCGGGGGCAGTTCGGCTTATCGCAGTTACCGGCTGTTCTCTTCGCCTGTTTATGCAAGTACGATAAGTGGCAATAATGTTTACAGCCTAAATTACATTAACACAGGCTCCCTTACAACGGGTTCGGGCGGTACCAGCGGCGGGTTTGATAAATCAGGCAATCCAAGTATATACCTTTACCGCGAAAATATGAGCCCATCGAATACCACTTATATTTCAGGTAACTTCAGGGGTGTGGCTACCATAAATAACGCCCCAACATACACTATTGATGGCGATGCCGGCAGCTTCAACATCCCGGTTGGAAATGGATTTCTTTTCTTTTTCCGCGGCGACAGGGTAAGCAACCTGGCCAACAAATACACACCTGGCACGAGTGCTGAAAGCTCCATTGAGACCGCCACAGGGACAATGAACCAGGGCCAGGTAACCGTGAAAGACTGGTTCACCCCGGCATCCTCCAACTTAAGCTATACGTCCGGTTCGCCGGCGTCGGTCCGTGGTTTTAACCTGGTAGGCAACCCTTACCCAAGCTCCATCGATTGGGAAAATTTTCAAACATCAAGCACCACAACGGGCATATACGGTTCAAACGTAGGTAATACGATTTATGAACTGAACCCGCTAAACGCAAACTTTGGTGCATATATAAAAGGCGGGGGCGGCATAGGAACCAATAATGCAACAAACATAATAGCAAGCGGGCAGGGTTTCCTGGTAGTGGCCGGCAGTGCTTCGGCAAAACTCATATTTAATGAATCGGCGAAAACAAGCACACAGGCAACCGGCGCTGGTCTTTTAATGAGCACGGCTCCTGTAGCAACAAACCCCATCCAGTACCTGAAGCTGCAATTGGGCCAGGATTCGGTGAATACGGATGACATGATCATCCGCTTTATGAGCGATGCGACGAGCAAATTTGACCCGGAGGTTGATGCGATATATAAAGCAGGTAATGGCAAAGTAAGTATCTCGAGTATTTCGGGTGATAATGAGAACCTCGCTATCAATACCATTCCGCTCGCGTCGGGCAGCAAAACGCGGCTATCAGTAAATACAATCACCGACGGTGTTTATTCACTTAGCTTGAAAAACCTCCAGGGGGTGCCGCAATTGTACGATATATGGCTGATGGATGCTTATAAAAAGGACTCCTGCGACATGAGGCATAACCCCACTTACCGGTTTAATATCTTTAAAAATGATACCAATTCATTCGGCTCCAACCGTTTCGCCCTGGTAATTCGCCAAAACCCGGCCTATGCATACCGCCTGCTCGGTTTTGCGGCGACCAAAATGCAGAACCCAGCCGGAACAGCAAAACGGGTACAACTGACCTGGCGATGCGAAAACGAGCAAAACTACACCCGGTTCGCCGTTCAGCGCAGTGCAGATACCGGGAAGACCTACGAGATTGCAGGGATTGTAAAGGCAGCCGGCATGGGTACTTACAGCATAATAGATTCGCTGCCGGGGAAACACAACCTTTACCGGCTTATGTCAACAGATGTAAGTAACACGATATCCTACTCCAACATCGTGCGGGTCGACTACCCTGACCCAACTACCAAAAGCACTGTCAGTATATATCCTAACCCGGCCAGTTCAAATATCAGCCTCACAATAACAAATCCCAAAAGTGTTGCCAATAGTTATATGATCATGATCACTAATAGTTCGGGTTTGGTGATCAGTCAATCGGCAACAAATTCAACCACCTGGCAGGGCAGTATTGCCGGCTTGCACCCCGGCACCTACATCATCAAAGCATTTGATAACAAAACAAAGGAAGAAGTTGGCAATGCCAAATTTGTAAAAATGTAG
- a CDS encoding T9SS type A sorting domain-containing protein — MRRTKLYLLILVAFLSIQRSVAGTTYTWTGLAFSSNWTSSANWFPSTGYPGKTGTTDIAVINTSLQTVTLTSSLTISQLQTTLYSVYGVNVQFSGSPILTISNGISTAQPIFAATGITFSGLGTANIGGTSQLGYQSSMAIASGTTVNFTAGSAFNFPNNHSSITNAGALNFLAGSVLTLQDFSQLINTGTLTTVKSTITLSGSGTPANIIDNQGTFIDHASTINVTGQNSAIKNSTSTAVTKMHGTTLTFSSANNGMSLNNAGWFTADSAATINVGTQNCPITNTGTFYSGISNSACIVNLTGQGANINNSGTFYVGSTSGVTISGYQAAITNNSAGFFIIQSDSYGSGYIGSVPSTSVGFITGTYYVQRYITGGSSTYRGYRMVSSPVYTSTASGNNIYSLNYVGATSLLTGSGGTAGGFDKTGNPTLYLYRENMPPSNVAYTSGNFRALSAINASPSYSVYGDAGSFNIPVGNGFLFFFRGDRTSNLANKYTPGTSAESVVMTATGSMNQGQVTVKDWFTPSSSNLSYTSASPTSVRGFNLVGNPYPSSIDWENFQTASTTTGIYGSNVGSTMYELNQTNQNFGAYVKGGGGIGTNKASNIIPSGQAFFVVATSSSAQLIFNETAKSTAQVTGLNLLMSTTANEVVSNPYLRLELNKGSFDMDDMLIRFNSSALPKYSPTEDAPYQQGFGKGHLASMSSDSIKLAINTLPLPKNSESIPLNITATIDTVYQLELKELKQIPQLYDIWLMDAYMKDSVNMRDNLKYNFSIINKDPASYGSGRFALVIRQNPYYAYQLLTFDAKKAADATHVVVSWATRNEENYTHFTVERSLDGGTNFEVIGNVSSAGLGAYSFIDNAPVIGPNFYRLKQEDIDDSIRYSKVSEVMYSKYAGSITGNLSVYPNPAKSSINLVIDTKITDAANYSISITNSAGIVVKQVNSTQPYWQGDITTLLPGAYSINVINNKNKTSAGIVRFVKL, encoded by the coding sequence ATGAGAAGAACAAAGCTTTACTTGTTGATTTTAGTCGCATTCCTGTCCATTCAGCGGAGCGTAGCAGGCACAACTTATACATGGACAGGCCTTGCCTTTAGCAGCAACTGGACGTCATCAGCCAACTGGTTCCCCTCCACGGGATATCCCGGGAAAACCGGCACGACAGATATTGCTGTTATTAACACAAGTTTACAAACCGTTACACTTACCAGCAGCTTAACCATAAGCCAGTTGCAAACGACATTGTATAGTGTTTATGGCGTTAATGTACAATTTTCGGGCTCCCCTATACTTACTATCAGTAATGGTATCAGTACAGCCCAGCCTATATTCGCAGCAACAGGTATTACTTTTTCAGGTTTGGGTACAGCAAATATCGGCGGCACCTCCCAGTTGGGTTATCAGTCGTCTATGGCCATTGCTTCAGGCACTACAGTAAATTTCACAGCGGGCTCGGCATTCAATTTTCCTAACAACCATTCCAGTATCACCAACGCCGGTGCGCTTAATTTCCTAGCCGGCTCTGTACTTACCTTGCAGGACTTTAGCCAGCTAATCAATACCGGTACGCTAACCACCGTAAAATCGACCATAACACTTTCGGGAAGCGGCACGCCCGCCAACATTATCGACAACCAGGGAACATTTATCGATCACGCCTCAACCATCAATGTCACGGGGCAAAATTCGGCTATAAAAAATTCAACGTCAACCGCCGTAACCAAAATGCACGGAACAACCCTGACTTTCAGCAGCGCAAACAACGGCATGAGCCTGAATAATGCAGGCTGGTTCACGGCCGACTCTGCAGCTACAATTAATGTTGGCACTCAAAACTGCCCTATCACCAATACAGGAACTTTTTATTCAGGGATTTCGAATTCGGCTTGTATCGTTAACCTGACAGGACAGGGAGCAAATATTAACAATTCGGGCACTTTTTACGTGGGCTCTACTTCCGGGGTAACCATATCGGGTTACCAGGCAGCAATTACCAACAATAGTGCCGGCTTTTTTATCATTCAGTCCGATAGCTATGGCTCCGGTTATATCGGGTCCGTCCCTTCTACCTCGGTTGGATTTATCACCGGCACTTATTACGTACAACGTTATATTACGGGGGGCAGCTCAACTTACAGGGGATACCGTATGGTGTCCTCCCCGGTTTACACAAGCACCGCGAGTGGAAACAATATATATAGCCTGAATTATGTCGGGGCGACATCCCTATTGACGGGCTCCGGCGGAACCGCGGGTGGATTTGATAAAACAGGTAACCCCACGCTGTACCTTTATCGTGAGAATATGCCGCCGTCGAACGTGGCTTACACTTCGGGCAATTTCAGGGCATTAAGCGCCATAAATGCATCACCTTCGTACTCGGTTTACGGTGATGCCGGCAGTTTCAATATCCCTGTCGGTAATGGCTTCCTGTTTTTTTTCAGGGGTGATCGCACCAGTAACCTGGCCAATAAATATACCCCCGGCACCAGCGCCGAAAGCGTAGTTATGACTGCAACCGGGTCAATGAACCAGGGACAGGTGACCGTGAAAGACTGGTTTACGCCGTCGTCGTCCAATTTAAGTTATACATCCGCGTCGCCGACATCGGTACGGGGATTCAACCTGGTGGGCAATCCTTACCCAAGCTCGATAGATTGGGAAAACTTCCAGACAGCCTCTACTACGACGGGCATATATGGATCTAATGTAGGCAGTACGATGTACGAGCTCAACCAGACCAATCAGAACTTTGGCGCTTACGTCAAAGGTGGTGGCGGTATCGGCACTAACAAAGCGTCCAATATCATTCCCAGCGGCCAGGCATTTTTCGTTGTTGCTACCAGTTCGTCGGCACAGCTCATTTTTAACGAAACGGCGAAATCGACGGCGCAGGTGACGGGACTCAACCTGTTAATGAGCACCACAGCTAACGAAGTGGTCAGTAACCCATATTTGAGGCTGGAGTTAAATAAGGGCAGTTTTGATATGGACGATATGCTGATACGCTTCAATAGCAGCGCCCTGCCGAAGTACTCGCCAACCGAAGACGCACCTTACCAGCAAGGCTTTGGTAAAGGGCACCTCGCAAGTATGTCTTCGGATAGTATTAAACTTGCCATCAATACATTACCGCTGCCAAAAAACAGCGAAAGCATCCCGTTGAATATTACGGCCACAATAGATACAGTATATCAGTTGGAATTAAAAGAACTGAAACAAATACCCCAGTTGTATGATATATGGCTGATGGACGCGTACATGAAAGATTCTGTCAATATGCGCGATAACCTCAAATACAATTTCAGTATCATCAACAAAGATCCTGCAAGCTATGGTTCCGGTCGGTTTGCCCTGGTAATACGGCAAAACCCTTACTATGCTTATCAATTATTAACCTTCGATGCAAAAAAGGCAGCAGATGCTACACATGTGGTGGTATCATGGGCAACGCGAAACGAGGAGAACTATACGCATTTTACAGTTGAACGCAGTCTCGACGGAGGTACAAACTTTGAGGTAATCGGCAATGTCAGTTCAGCCGGGCTGGGTGCTTATAGTTTCATAGATAATGCCCCCGTTATCGGGCCGAATTTCTACAGGCTTAAACAGGAAGATATAGATGATAGTATACGTTATTCAAAAGTATCCGAGGTGATGTATTCAAAATATGCCGGTAGTATTACCGGTAATTTGAGTGTGTATCCCAATCCTGCAAAATCGTCCATCAACCTGGTCATCGATACAAAAATAACGGATGCGGCAAATTACAGTATATCAATTACCAACAGTGCTGGCATAGTGGTTAAACAAGTGAACTCGACGCAACCATATTGGCAGGGCGACATAACCACCTTGTTGCCGGGAGCCTATAGTATTAACGTTATAAATAATAAGAACAAAACCAGTGCAGGGATTGTCCGGTTTGTAAAACTATAG